From Nocardioides sp. HDW12B, the proteins below share one genomic window:
- a CDS encoding MlaD family protein, which translates to MTTGIKRRLIAFVVLSAVGIVYASANYLGLVDRLLGRGYTVTALLPASGGLYEGSEVTYRGVQIGKVAAMSPDDDRVAVSLALEDEAKVPTDAAVFVHNGSAVGEQYLDFEPPDDEGPYLGDGDTIEGDRDSLPTDEGDLLVDLDQFVRSVDKGSLRTTVEELGLAFSGTGRPLGDLLDSSSELVTAAQENQDATIDLLTDGRTVLQTQQDNAGSIRDFASGLAEVTGALRRSDDDVRAVLQGGPGAAAQLEGLMTDLEPTFPVLLGNLVTVNQVTVARLASVEQLLVTYPVVIASGFTGTTRDGFGHVHLEYTNEPPPCTKGYLPPSRWRSPYNTKDAPIYLKARCASPSPYTSRGSNYAPAPRTRSYRVAPYDPRTGSVLGSDQEVEVSGLGGSQGPADVYGGDAWKWMLLGPTLEK; encoded by the coding sequence ATGACCACCGGGATCAAGCGACGCCTCATCGCCTTCGTCGTGCTGAGCGCCGTCGGCATCGTCTACGCCAGCGCCAACTACCTCGGGCTCGTCGACCGCCTCCTCGGCCGCGGCTACACCGTGACCGCACTGCTCCCGGCCAGCGGCGGGCTCTACGAGGGCAGCGAGGTGACCTATCGGGGCGTGCAGATCGGCAAGGTCGCGGCGATGTCGCCCGACGACGACCGGGTGGCGGTCTCGCTCGCGCTGGAGGACGAGGCGAAGGTGCCGACCGACGCGGCGGTCTTCGTCCACAACGGCTCGGCGGTGGGGGAGCAGTACCTCGACTTCGAGCCGCCCGACGACGAGGGGCCCTACCTGGGCGACGGCGACACGATCGAGGGCGACCGCGACTCCCTGCCCACCGACGAGGGCGACCTGCTGGTCGACCTCGACCAGTTCGTCCGCTCCGTCGACAAGGGCAGCCTGCGCACCACCGTCGAGGAGCTCGGCCTGGCGTTCTCCGGCACCGGCCGGCCGCTGGGCGACCTGCTCGACAGCAGCTCGGAGCTCGTGACCGCGGCCCAGGAGAACCAGGACGCCACCATCGACCTGCTCACCGACGGCCGCACCGTGCTGCAGACCCAGCAGGACAACGCGGGCAGCATCCGCGACTTCGCCTCCGGCCTCGCCGAGGTCACCGGGGCGCTGCGGCGCAGCGACGACGACGTGCGCGCGGTCCTCCAGGGCGGTCCCGGGGCGGCCGCCCAGCTCGAGGGGCTGATGACCGACCTCGAGCCGACCTTCCCCGTCCTGCTCGGCAACCTCGTCACCGTCAACCAGGTCACGGTCGCCCGGCTCGCCTCGGTCGAGCAGCTGCTGGTCACCTACCCGGTGGTCATCGCCAGCGGCTTCACCGGCACGACCCGCGACGGCTTCGGGCACGTGCACCTCGAGTACACCAACGAGCCGCCCCCCTGCACGAAGGGCTACCTCCCGCCGAGCCGGTGGCGCTCGCCGTACAACACCAAGGACGCACCCATCTACCTCAAGGCCCGCTGCGCCTCGCCCTCGCCGTACACGAGCCGCGGCTCGAACTACGCCCCGGCGCCGCGCACCCGCTCCTACCGGGTGGCGCCGTACGACCCGCGCACCGGTAGCGTGCTCGGCAGCGATCAGGAGGTCGAGGTCAGCGGCCTGGGCGGCTCCCAGGGCCCGGCCGACGTCTACGGAGGCGATGCGTGGAAGTGGATGCTCCTCGGTCCCACCCTCGAGAAGTGA
- a CDS encoding MCE family protein has product MSAHAPRRRTATAVVVSLLGALSLSGCEAYDLPLPGSPVDDDNSFTVTAEFRDVLNLVPRSPVKVNDVTVGEVVELGREGWHATATLRIQDDVELPADVYADIRQTSLLGEKYVELVPAERGDGGGGGRLGDGDVLPLEQTGRNPELEEVLGALSLLLNGGGVGQLEIITRELNAVFDGRQDRVRSVLRELDTLVGGLDEQKEDIISALESLNGLASTLNREKRTVVTALDELGPAVTVLADQHDQLIAMLRALDRLGVVGTRVVGATKEDLLKSLRHLEPIVREIADVDDQIPEALGLLISFPFPIESNDIVYGDYANTSIVFSADLNNLFQNQQPSGTDLPELPVDPDDPLGGLPLDPGNPLGGLLGGGNGGGGGGGGGDNGGGGGRLGLPGVGVR; this is encoded by the coding sequence ATGAGCGCGCACGCCCCCCGTCGACGTACGGCGACCGCGGTCGTGGTGTCGCTGCTCGGCGCGCTGTCGCTGAGCGGCTGCGAGGCCTACGACCTGCCGCTGCCGGGCTCCCCGGTCGACGACGACAACTCGTTCACGGTCACCGCCGAGTTCCGCGACGTGCTCAACCTCGTGCCGCGCTCGCCGGTGAAGGTCAACGACGTGACGGTGGGCGAGGTCGTCGAGCTCGGCCGCGAGGGCTGGCACGCCACCGCGACGCTGCGCATCCAGGACGACGTCGAGCTGCCCGCCGACGTGTACGCCGACATCCGCCAGACCAGCCTGCTGGGCGAGAAGTACGTCGAGCTGGTGCCGGCCGAGCGTGGGGACGGGGGTGGTGGTGGGCGGCTCGGTGACGGCGACGTCCTGCCGCTCGAGCAGACCGGCCGCAACCCCGAGCTCGAGGAGGTCCTCGGGGCCCTGTCGCTGCTGCTCAACGGGGGCGGCGTCGGTCAGCTGGAGATCATCACCCGCGAGCTCAACGCCGTCTTCGACGGCCGCCAGGACCGGGTCCGCAGCGTGCTGCGCGAGCTCGACACCCTCGTCGGAGGCCTGGACGAGCAGAAGGAGGACATCATCTCGGCGCTGGAGTCGCTCAACGGGCTGGCCTCCACGCTCAACCGGGAGAAGCGCACGGTCGTCACCGCGCTCGACGAGCTCGGTCCCGCCGTCACCGTCCTGGCCGACCAGCACGACCAGCTGATCGCGATGCTCCGGGCGCTGGACCGGCTCGGCGTGGTCGGCACCCGCGTGGTCGGGGCCACCAAGGAGGACCTGCTGAAGTCGCTGCGGCACCTCGAGCCCATCGTCCGCGAGATCGCCGACGTCGACGACCAGATCCCCGAGGCGCTCGGGCTGCTCATCAGCTTCCCGTTCCCCATCGAGTCCAACGACATCGTCTACGGCGACTACGCCAACACTTCCATCGTCTTCAGCGCCGACCTCAACAACCTGTTCCAGAACCAGCAGCCCTCCGGCACCGACCTGCCGGAGCTGCCGGTCGACCCCGACGACCCGCTCGGCGGGCTGCCCCTCGACCCGGGCAACCCCCTCGGTGGGCTGCTCGGCGGCGGCAACGGCGGCGGTGGCGGTGGCGGTGGCGGAGATAACGGCGGCGGCGGCGGCCGTCTCGGCCTCCCGGGGGTGGGGGTGCGATGA
- a CDS encoding MCE family protein yields the protein MNAVTSGFRRVPRPLAAVLAGLLVIGLVVLLRPGGGTREVSASFSRAVQIFPGSEVRILGIPVGEVTAVIPEGSTVRVEMEYDDDYQVPADAQAVIITPTLTADRFVQLTPVYTDGPELEDGDEIAVEDTGTPIELDRIYRSLSDLTRALGPNGVNRDGTLDNVLGAGAKFLDGNGRRINTTVVNLSKAVKVFGDGSGDLFATVRGLQEFSTALAENDQAVGAFMEDLGAVSQQLAGEKEELTAALSNLAGVLGKVERFVRDNRELLVKDIEDLTRIVRILGDESDTLRTVLDIAPSSIGNLAVAFDPKSGSIGSRLTFEGNRRDLDGFLCALARQGEVDQADLACELFEALLGPVQDGASGPGLPELPGDLGDLGGLGGNLRDGLGGGSLGRSAPGVTYGSTRSSSDDLHELLGGAA from the coding sequence GTGAACGCCGTCACGAGCGGCTTCCGCCGCGTCCCCCGCCCGCTCGCGGCGGTCCTCGCCGGCCTGCTGGTCATCGGTCTCGTGGTGCTGCTGCGCCCCGGCGGCGGCACCCGCGAGGTCTCGGCCAGCTTCTCGCGGGCCGTGCAGATCTTCCCCGGCTCCGAGGTGCGGATCCTGGGCATCCCCGTCGGGGAGGTGACCGCGGTCATCCCCGAGGGCAGCACCGTGCGCGTCGAGATGGAGTACGACGACGACTACCAGGTCCCCGCCGACGCCCAGGCCGTGATCATCACCCCGACGCTGACCGCCGACCGGTTCGTCCAGCTGACCCCCGTCTACACCGACGGCCCCGAGCTCGAGGACGGCGACGAGATCGCCGTCGAGGACACCGGCACCCCCATCGAGCTGGACCGCATCTACCGCAGCCTCTCCGACCTCACCCGGGCGCTGGGCCCCAACGGCGTCAACCGCGACGGCACCCTCGACAACGTGCTCGGCGCGGGCGCGAAGTTCCTCGACGGCAACGGCAGGCGGATCAACACCACGGTGGTGAACCTGTCGAAGGCCGTGAAGGTCTTCGGCGACGGCAGCGGCGACCTCTTCGCGACCGTGCGCGGCCTGCAGGAGTTCTCCACGGCGCTGGCCGAGAACGACCAGGCCGTCGGTGCCTTCATGGAGGACCTCGGCGCGGTGTCGCAGCAGCTCGCCGGTGAGAAGGAGGAGCTGACCGCCGCGCTGTCCAACCTGGCCGGGGTGCTGGGCAAGGTGGAGCGCTTCGTGCGCGACAACCGCGAGCTGCTGGTCAAGGACATCGAGGACCTGACCCGCATCGTGCGCATCCTCGGCGACGAGTCCGACACCCTGCGCACCGTCCTCGACATCGCCCCGAGCTCGATCGGCAACCTCGCCGTGGCGTTCGACCCCAAGTCGGGCAGCATCGGGTCGCGGCTGACCTTCGAGGGCAACCGCCGCGACCTCGACGGCTTCCTGTGCGCCCTCGCCCGCCAGGGCGAGGTGGACCAGGCCGACCTCGCGTGCGAGCTCTTCGAGGCGCTCCTCGGACCCGTCCAGGACGGCGCCTCGGGCCCGGGCCTGCCGGAGCTGCCCGGCGACCTCGGCGACCTCGGTGGCCTCGGCGGCAACCTGCGCGACGGGCTGGGCGGCGGCTCGCTCGGTCGCTCCGCGCCGGGGGTCACCTACGGCTCGACCCGCTCCTCCTCCGACGACCTCCACGAGCTGCTGGGAGGTGCCGCATGA
- a CDS encoding MCE family protein produces MRGRSDAQVARIGLYAVLVAVLLLAAAMNLQKFPGFRGASFQAEFGDASGLHRGNMVQIAGIDVGRISEVELRGEYVVAHFTLDPGVEFGADSTAAIEVLNLLGEKYIDLTPLGEEKAEPGSTIPLERTDSSYDIVRVFTELSDTTESIDIPQLQDALTSVGDTLNRSSDEATATFEGLSRLSTTIASRDTEIASLLQRANRVSTLLADRKGDVVQLIRKGELILSELRNRREAIHRLLLNTASLSRELGGLVDDNQEQIGPMLADLRTVTQTLVRREKDVQASIHNLGPYVRILSNVIGTGPWFDAYASNLGNLVTGQFTPEVDR; encoded by the coding sequence ATGAGGGGCCGCAGCGACGCCCAGGTCGCCCGGATCGGCCTGTACGCCGTCCTGGTCGCGGTGCTGCTGCTCGCCGCGGCGATGAACCTGCAGAAGTTCCCCGGCTTCCGCGGGGCCTCGTTCCAGGCCGAGTTCGGCGACGCCAGCGGACTGCACCGCGGCAACATGGTGCAGATCGCCGGCATCGACGTCGGCCGCATCAGCGAGGTCGAGCTGCGCGGGGAGTACGTCGTCGCCCACTTCACCCTCGACCCCGGCGTCGAGTTCGGCGCGGACAGCACCGCCGCCATCGAGGTGCTCAACCTGCTCGGCGAGAAGTACATCGACCTCACCCCGCTCGGCGAGGAGAAGGCCGAGCCGGGCAGCACCATCCCGCTGGAGCGCACCGACTCCAGCTACGACATCGTCCGGGTCTTCACCGAGCTCTCCGACACCACCGAGAGCATCGACATCCCGCAGCTGCAGGACGCGCTCACCAGCGTGGGCGACACCCTCAACCGCAGCAGCGACGAGGCCACCGCGACGTTCGAGGGCCTCAGCCGGCTGTCGACGACCATCGCGAGCCGCGACACCGAGATCGCGTCGCTGCTGCAGCGCGCCAACCGGGTCAGCACCCTGCTGGCCGACCGCAAGGGCGACGTGGTCCAGCTGATCCGCAAGGGCGAGCTGATCCTCTCGGAGCTGCGCAACCGCCGCGAGGCCATCCACCGGCTGCTGCTCAACACCGCCAGCCTGTCGCGCGAGCTGGGCGGGCTGGTCGACGACAACCAGGAGCAGATCGGCCCGATGCTCGCCGACCTGCGGACCGTCACCCAGACGCTGGTGCGCCGCGAGAAGGACGTGCAGGCCAGCATCCACAACCTCGGCCCCTACGTGCGGATCCTCTCCAACGTCATCGGCACCGGACCGTGGTTCGACGCCTACGCCTCGAACCTCGGCAACCTGGTCACCGGCCAGTTCACCCCGGAGGTCGACCGGTGA
- a CDS encoding MCE family protein, translated as MSVNRRTLIDGSKLAFFTVISLIVTGTLVAIMGKLGTGPTETYSAVFSDASLIQKGDDVRVAGVVLGKVQGVEIVDTDRAQVEFSVAEDLPLTEATQVEIRYLNLVGDRYLAVEEGDPDGAGEVAELEPGATIPMSRTTPALNLTALYNGFAPLFSALDPAEVNDLSLNLVKVLQGEGGTVESLMQETASLTTAIANRDELVGQTISNLDELLGTVDSRHRELTQLISELRRWVGGLAEDRVQIGRSVVNIGNLTQVLADLLRDGRPLIKRDIAQLRRLAAVLSRDDTRAVLNTILTNLPEMLADQTRTGTYGSWYNYFVCGANADIQLPAPLVQELPGLRDLANQLRTIKLKSDAERCYR; from the coding sequence GTGAGCGTCAACCGCCGCACGCTGATCGACGGCAGCAAGCTCGCCTTCTTCACCGTGATCTCCCTGATCGTCACCGGCACCCTGGTGGCGATCATGGGCAAGCTCGGCACCGGTCCCACCGAGACCTACTCCGCGGTCTTCTCCGACGCCAGCCTCATCCAGAAGGGCGACGACGTGCGCGTCGCCGGCGTCGTGCTCGGCAAGGTGCAGGGCGTCGAGATCGTCGACACCGACCGCGCCCAGGTCGAGTTCTCCGTCGCCGAGGACCTGCCGCTCACTGAGGCCACGCAGGTGGAGATCCGCTACCTCAACCTCGTCGGCGACCGCTACCTCGCGGTGGAGGAGGGGGACCCGGACGGTGCGGGCGAGGTGGCGGAGCTCGAGCCCGGCGCCACGATCCCGATGAGCCGCACCACGCCGGCGCTGAACCTGACCGCCCTCTACAACGGCTTCGCCCCGCTGTTCTCGGCGCTCGACCCGGCCGAGGTCAACGACCTCTCGCTCAACCTGGTCAAGGTGCTCCAAGGGGAGGGCGGCACGGTCGAGAGCCTCATGCAGGAGACCGCCTCGCTGACGACCGCCATCGCCAACCGCGACGAGCTCGTGGGCCAGACGATCTCCAACCTCGACGAGCTGCTCGGCACCGTCGACAGCCGGCACCGGGAGCTGACCCAGCTCATCAGCGAGCTGCGCCGCTGGGTGGGCGGCCTCGCCGAGGACCGCGTCCAGATCGGCCGCTCGGTGGTCAACATCGGCAACCTGACGCAGGTGCTGGCCGACCTGCTGCGCGACGGGCGCCCGCTCATCAAGCGTGACATCGCCCAGCTGCGGCGGCTGGCCGCCGTGCTCTCGCGCGACGACACCCGTGCGGTGCTGAACACGATCCTCACCAACCTGCCCGAGATGCTCGCCGACCAGACCCGCACCGGCACCTACGGCTCCTGGTACAACTACTTCGTCTGCGGCGCCAACGCCGACATCCAGCTGCCCGCCCCGCTGGTGCAGGAGCTGCCCGGGCTGCGGGACCTCGCGAACCAGCTGCGGACGATCAAGCTCAAGTCGGACGCCGAGAGGTGCTACCGATGA
- a CDS encoding MCE family protein encodes MTRRDNDPKENARLMVAGVVFIAVSALLIGLSIAIYTKTFSTVTTVTLEADRAGLQLAKYGDVRYDGVLVGQIRDIDQTGDQAVITLGLEPESAEVIPSNVDASILPTTLFGRKFVSLVPPKDPGRMGVEDGTVIPADRVYTTVELSTVLTRLFPLLRTVRPADLSATLNALAGALNGRGEQAGATLEQFDTYLGTMNEYLPTLQDDLRLLASVAGTYDLAAPDLVEVLGNLTVTARTVTSEKDQLAGLLTDVTDLSDVTARILEDNEGDAIRAVRTSEPILSLLDKYSPEYECLLRGIAAYKPVLAKTFEGGLVKQYIEFPTTQRRGYDQRDRPEYADTRGPRCYGLPNNYPEPWPGLDLRNGTDLDSKAGAGNSYFPDGAEPGPTFLADLIEALSGQSTPFSSVDPTSTRSNRAATTSLLSLSTGRSTSAIPALSTYMLGPMVRTGEVATP; translated from the coding sequence ATGACGCGACGCGACAACGACCCGAAGGAGAACGCCCGCCTCATGGTGGCCGGCGTCGTCTTCATCGCCGTCTCCGCCCTGCTCATCGGGCTCTCCATCGCGATCTACACCAAGACCTTCTCGACCGTCACCACGGTGACGCTGGAGGCGGACCGGGCCGGCCTCCAGCTCGCGAAGTACGGCGACGTGCGCTACGACGGCGTCCTGGTCGGGCAGATCCGTGACATCGACCAGACCGGCGACCAGGCGGTCATCACGCTGGGGCTCGAGCCCGAGTCAGCCGAGGTCATCCCGTCGAACGTCGACGCCAGCATCCTGCCGACCACGCTGTTCGGCCGGAAGTTCGTCTCGCTGGTGCCGCCGAAGGACCCCGGACGGATGGGCGTCGAGGACGGCACCGTCATCCCGGCCGACCGCGTCTACACCACCGTCGAGCTGAGCACCGTGCTCACCCGGCTCTTCCCGCTGCTGCGCACCGTCCGCCCGGCGGACCTCAGCGCCACCCTCAACGCGCTCGCCGGTGCGCTCAACGGCCGCGGCGAGCAGGCCGGGGCCACCCTCGAGCAGTTCGACACCTACCTCGGCACGATGAACGAGTACCTCCCCACGCTCCAGGACGACCTGCGCCTGCTCGCCTCGGTCGCCGGCACCTACGACCTGGCCGCCCCCGACCTGGTGGAGGTCCTCGGCAACCTCACCGTCACCGCGCGCACCGTCACGAGCGAGAAGGACCAGCTGGCGGGCCTGCTGACCGACGTCACCGACCTCTCCGACGTCACCGCGCGCATCCTCGAGGACAACGAGGGCGACGCGATCCGGGCCGTGCGCACCTCGGAGCCGATCCTGTCGCTGCTCGACAAGTACTCCCCGGAGTACGAGTGCCTGCTGCGCGGCATCGCGGCGTACAAGCCGGTGCTGGCGAAGACCTTCGAGGGCGGCCTGGTCAAGCAGTACATCGAGTTCCCGACCACGCAGCGCCGCGGTTACGACCAGCGCGACCGCCCCGAGTACGCCGACACCCGCGGCCCGCGCTGCTACGGGCTGCCGAACAACTACCCCGAGCCCTGGCCCGGGCTCGACCTGCGCAACGGCACCGACCTGGACAGCAAGGCCGGCGCCGGCAACTCCTACTTCCCGGACGGCGCCGAGCCCGGACCGACGTTCCTGGCCGACCTCATCGAGGCGCTGTCGGGCCAGTCCACCCCGTTCAGCAGCGTGGACCCGACCAGCACCCGGAGCAACCGGGCCGCCACGACGTCGCTGCTCAGCCTCAGCACCGGCCGCAGCACCAGCGCGATCCCGGCCCTGTCGACGTACATGCTCGGGCCCATGGTGCGCACCGGGGAGGTGGCGACGCCGTGA
- a CDS encoding ABC transporter permease produces MEYGDQLLFYIRAIAWAPRAIRRYKREILNILADVAFGSGGLSMIAGTVGVIAFLAFFAGTEVGLQGYASLSQIGVSKFTAFISAYFNTREVAPLVSAIALAATVGCGYTARLGSMRISEEIDALEVMGIPSLPFLVTTRMIAAFLAVIPLYIVALFASYLSPRLITVFIFGQSAGTYDHYFLVFLPPQDVFYSFLKLIVLAVLVILIHCYYGYSASGGPAGVGLAVGRAIRTSIVTIVVADFFLSFAIWGSTTTVRITG; encoded by the coding sequence ATGGAGTACGGCGACCAGCTGCTGTTCTACATCCGGGCCATCGCCTGGGCCCCGCGGGCGATCCGGCGCTACAAGCGCGAGATCCTCAACATCCTGGCCGACGTCGCCTTCGGCTCCGGCGGGCTGTCGATGATCGCCGGCACGGTCGGGGTCATCGCCTTCCTGGCCTTCTTCGCCGGCACCGAGGTCGGCCTGCAGGGCTACGCCTCGCTCAGCCAGATCGGCGTCTCGAAGTTCACCGCGTTCATCTCGGCCTACTTCAACACCCGCGAGGTGGCGCCCCTGGTCTCGGCGATCGCGCTGGCCGCCACCGTGGGGTGCGGCTACACCGCCCGCCTGGGCTCCATGCGCATCTCCGAGGAGATCGACGCCCTCGAGGTCATGGGCATCCCGTCGCTGCCGTTCCTGGTGACCACCCGGATGATCGCGGCGTTCCTGGCCGTGATCCCGCTCTACATCGTGGCGCTGTTCGCCTCCTACCTCTCGCCGCGCCTGATCACGGTGTTCATCTTCGGCCAGTCCGCGGGCACCTACGACCACTACTTCCTGGTCTTCCTGCCACCCCAGGACGTCTTCTACAGCTTCCTCAAGCTCATCGTGCTCGCGGTGCTGGTCATCCTCATCCACTGCTACTACGGCTACAGCGCCAGCGGGGGACCGGCCGGCGTCGGGCTCGCCGTGGGACGCGCCATCCGGACCTCGATCGTCACCATCGTGGTGGCCGACTTCTTCCTCAGCTTCGCCATCTGGGGCTCCACCACGACCGTCCGGATCACCGGGTGA
- a CDS encoding ABC transporter permease, translating to MALTLTSALKGPGEVAVMVVEVTKRFGRRPFQWAEFVEQAWFVLSVTLMPTILVSVPFGAVISLQVGNLTGQLGAESFAGATAVLATVREAAPIAAALIISGAAGSAICSDLGARKIREEIDAMEVLGVDPLYRLVVPRVAATVFVSVLIIGIVIAAGIGGGYFFNVIVSGGSAGSFLASFTALATLADLVIALVKAAIFGWLAAIVGSYKGLSAGGGPSGVGRAVNEAVIVTFMLLFFINALMTAVYFQVVPQQGL from the coding sequence ATGGCCCTCACGCTGACGTCTGCCCTCAAGGGGCCGGGCGAGGTCGCGGTGATGGTCGTCGAGGTCACCAAGCGCTTCGGGCGCCGACCCTTCCAGTGGGCCGAGTTCGTCGAGCAGGCGTGGTTCGTCCTGAGCGTGACCCTGATGCCCACGATCCTGGTCTCCGTGCCGTTCGGCGCGGTCATCTCGCTCCAGGTCGGCAACCTCACCGGTCAGCTCGGTGCCGAGTCCTTCGCCGGGGCCACCGCGGTGCTCGCCACGGTGCGTGAGGCGGCGCCGATCGCGGCGGCGCTCATCATCTCGGGGGCCGCCGGCTCGGCGATCTGCTCCGACCTCGGCGCCCGCAAGATCCGCGAGGAGATCGACGCCATGGAGGTCCTCGGCGTCGACCCGCTCTACCGTCTCGTCGTCCCGCGGGTCGCCGCCACGGTCTTCGTCTCGGTCCTGATCATCGGCATCGTCATCGCGGCCGGCATCGGGGGCGGCTACTTCTTCAACGTCATCGTCAGCGGCGGCTCGGCGGGCTCGTTCCTCGCCTCCTTCACCGCGCTCGCGACGCTCGCGGACCTGGTCATCGCGCTGGTCAAGGCCGCCATCTTCGGGTGGCTCGCCGCCATCGTCGGGTCCTACAAGGGGCTCTCGGCCGGGGGCGGCCCCTCCGGCGTCGGGCGTGCGGTCAACGAGGCGGTCATCGTCACCTTCATGCTGCTGTTCTTCATCAACGCCCTGATGACCGCGGTGTACTTCCAGGTCGTCCCGCAGCAGGGGCTGTGA
- a CDS encoding calcium-binding protein, which yields MSTRHRTPSTVGPSSPPRGTHLRRTAPTLAATLLALAGGAVAASAAELVGTRGDDTLRGTSGRDEIRGIQGDDRIRGLGGPDEVFGGAGNDVIHLGPGVEPQGLKELAVGGDGGDRLFGEDGDDYLVGGRGNDYMSGGRGRDDVDGQTGNDLIVTGRGADWVRSGTGVDRVETGFGADEVYAAPDGAADQVLCGPGVDRLVYEQRVDPRDVVRGCESVTVKD from the coding sequence ATGTCCACTCGTCACCGCACGCCCTCGACCGTCGGTCCGTCGTCCCCGCCCCGGGGCACGCACCTCCGACGCACCGCCCCGACCCTGGCCGCCACGCTCCTCGCCCTCGCCGGCGGTGCGGTCGCGGCGAGTGCCGCCGAGCTCGTGGGCACCCGCGGTGACGACACCCTGCGGGGGACGTCGGGGCGCGACGAGATCCGCGGCATCCAGGGCGACGACCGGATCCGTGGCCTCGGCGGTCCGGACGAGGTGTTCGGCGGAGCCGGCAACGACGTCATCCACCTCGGTCCGGGCGTCGAACCCCAGGGATTGAAGGAGCTCGCCGTCGGCGGTGACGGTGGCGACCGCCTCTTCGGCGAGGACGGCGACGACTACCTGGTCGGCGGTCGCGGCAACGACTACATGTCCGGTGGACGTGGACGGGACGACGTCGACGGCCAGACGGGGAACGACCTGATCGTCACCGGTCGTGGGGCCGACTGGGTGCGTTCCGGCACGGGTGTCGACCGTGTCGAGACCGGCTTCGGCGCCGACGAGGTGTACGCCGCGCCCGACGGCGCGGCCGACCAGGTCCTGTGCGGCCCCGGCGTCGACCGGCTGGTCTACGAGCAGCGGGTGGACCCGCGCGACGTCGTCCGCGGGTGCGAGTCCGTCACCGTCAAGGACTGA
- a CDS encoding calcium-binding protein, which translates to MPLAELTHHRRRTARRTTLVAGLASSLALGVVGVAAAADITGTRGDDVLRGTARVDEIKALAGDDRVFAGADTDKVEGGYGDDVLRLGPGTDQFGVGDLGLGGPGADRLYGEEGPDQLVGGPGPDLLDSGGDGDGAFGKDGDDVIITGLGADTLGLGSGRDRAEAGPGRDTILADDDGVVDVIRCGPDRDQVTYSERVDERDRLSGCEVVYVEDID; encoded by the coding sequence ATGCCCCTCGCAGAGCTCACCCACCACCGCCGCCGTACGGCGCGGCGCACCACCCTCGTCGCCGGCCTCGCCTCGTCCCTGGCGCTCGGCGTCGTCGGAGTGGCTGCGGCCGCCGACATCACCGGCACGCGCGGCGACGACGTGCTCCGCGGCACCGCGCGCGTCGACGAGATCAAGGCGCTCGCCGGCGACGACCGTGTGTTCGCGGGTGCCGACACCGACAAGGTCGAGGGCGGGTACGGCGACGACGTCCTCCGGCTCGGCCCGGGCACCGACCAGTTCGGGGTCGGCGACCTGGGTCTCGGGGGACCCGGCGCGGACCGCCTCTACGGAGAGGAGGGACCTGACCAGCTCGTCGGCGGTCCCGGACCGGACCTGCTCGACAGCGGGGGCGACGGGGACGGCGCCTTCGGCAAGGACGGCGACGACGTCATCATCACCGGTCTGGGGGCCGACACCCTGGGCCTCGGGTCCGGTCGCGACCGCGCCGAGGCCGGGCCCGGGCGCGACACCATCCTCGCCGACGACGACGGGGTCGTCGACGTCATCCGCTGCGGGCCCGACCGCGACCAGGTCACCTACTCCGAGCGGGTCGACGAGCGGGACCGCCTCAGCGGGTGCGAGGTCGTGTACGTCGAGGACATCGACTAG